In Saccharothrix violaceirubra, the following are encoded in one genomic region:
- a CDS encoding ATP-dependent helicase: MLDVVVPGEVGRTGGQAVLAGPFEVAEALGLPRPTPEQAAVVAAPAAPALVVAGAGAGKTETMAARVVYLVANGLVTPDRVLGLTFTRIAARQLSDRVRLRLRRLAGSPLLDRLDPSGERRAAVLTAEPVVLTYHAYAGRLVAEHGLRLPVEPGVRLLTETASWQLAHRVVTSWAEDLDTDKVPATVTGYLLALAGELGEHLVDHASLRTHADWLTTMIESAPKAPRQADKLPESLKSVINAQRLRVALLPLLDAYQARKRREAAMDFADQMSLAARLAEEHPEVAQGERERYGAVLLDEYQDTGHAQRVLLRALFGRGEPMAVTAVGDPAQAIYGWRGASAANLPRFVPDFPPARKYGLLTSFRNPPEVLALANAVSLPLRESGLDVDELRARAGAGPGDVRLGLFETVRDEVEWVADTVAQAWQEHLDTSDEPPTAAVLVRRRADMSRIAAALRARGLPVEVVGLGGLLDEPEVRDLVSALRVLVNPLAGTAAARLLTGSRWRVAAVDLAALWQRARDLAGAPTRQAAVDDPLAVIADALPGEHADQAGLADALDDPGDPTPYSAEGYRRIRRLGAELSALRRRLDQPLPELVADVERTLLLDIEALSRPGVVGRAHLDAFADVVADFAAASPSATLPALLDYLHTAEHAEDGLEPGEIEVADNRVQIVTMHSAKGLEWHIVAVPHVVKDVFPGRKKSSCWLKSVAELPADLRGDAEDLPRLRLPGGADRKEVAAALDLHADEFEQRRLVEERRLFYVALTRSEHTLLVSGHWWADTGDRPKGPSAFLTELHDVVRAAGHPPADVVEWSDEPVENESNPLSAQAKTGTWPADPLGDRRAAVTEGANLVLSALDRHDAEPDVPLPEPPEPADHGTGFADVPPPDDADIPLPDEPDFPDEPAPDFDDWGSPPEDGEHEEPEPEVVPDGLAEPVEDAEPGREPVDPADPEGWARDVDVLLAERAAASVRRERVVLPGHLSVSQLVELAVDPDLLARRLRRPLPFPPNPLARRGTAFHAWLEQRFGAARLFDIDDLPGAADDGAAPDSDLARLQEAFLGSSWAERVPHDVEVPFEAEIDGFAVRGRMDAVFADDDGGWTVVDWKTGAVPEEDRLPALSVQLAAYRLAWAALSRTPVEKVRAAFHYVRQDHTLRPADLLDADGLRALLASVPA, translated from the coding sequence ATGCTCGACGTGGTTGTGCCGGGTGAGGTCGGTCGGACAGGCGGTCAGGCGGTCCTCGCCGGCCCGTTCGAGGTGGCCGAAGCCCTCGGCCTGCCCCGCCCCACGCCCGAACAGGCCGCCGTCGTGGCGGCACCCGCCGCGCCCGCCCTCGTCGTCGCCGGCGCCGGCGCCGGCAAGACCGAGACCATGGCGGCCCGGGTCGTCTACCTCGTCGCCAACGGACTGGTCACGCCCGACCGCGTGCTGGGCCTGACCTTCACGCGCATAGCCGCCCGCCAGCTGTCCGACCGCGTCCGCCTGCGCCTGCGCCGCCTGGCCGGCTCGCCACTGCTCGACCGGCTCGACCCCAGCGGCGAACGCCGGGCCGCCGTGCTCACCGCCGAACCGGTCGTGCTCACCTACCACGCCTACGCCGGCCGCCTGGTCGCCGAGCACGGGCTGCGGCTGCCCGTCGAACCCGGCGTGCGCCTGCTCACCGAGACCGCGTCCTGGCAGCTCGCGCACCGGGTCGTCACGTCCTGGGCCGAGGACCTCGACACCGACAAGGTCCCCGCGACCGTCACCGGCTACCTGCTCGCCCTCGCCGGCGAACTCGGCGAACACCTCGTCGACCACGCGAGCCTGCGCACGCACGCCGACTGGCTGACCACGATGATCGAGTCCGCGCCCAAGGCCCCGCGCCAGGCCGACAAGCTGCCCGAATCGCTGAAGTCCGTGATCAACGCCCAACGCCTGCGGGTCGCGTTGCTGCCGCTGCTCGACGCCTACCAGGCGCGCAAGCGGCGCGAAGCGGCCATGGACTTCGCCGACCAGATGTCCCTGGCCGCCCGGCTCGCCGAGGAACACCCCGAGGTCGCGCAGGGCGAACGCGAACGCTACGGCGCCGTGCTGCTCGACGAGTACCAGGACACCGGGCACGCGCAGCGCGTCCTGCTGCGCGCCCTGTTCGGTCGCGGCGAACCCATGGCGGTGACCGCGGTCGGCGACCCCGCCCAGGCGATCTACGGTTGGCGCGGCGCGAGCGCGGCCAACCTGCCCCGGTTCGTGCCCGACTTCCCGCCGGCCCGCAAGTACGGCCTGCTCACCAGCTTCCGCAACCCGCCCGAGGTGCTGGCGCTGGCCAACGCCGTGTCCCTGCCGCTGCGCGAGTCGGGCCTCGACGTCGACGAGTTGCGCGCCCGCGCCGGCGCCGGACCCGGCGACGTGCGGCTCGGCCTGTTCGAGACCGTGCGCGACGAGGTCGAGTGGGTGGCCGACACGGTCGCGCAAGCCTGGCAGGAGCACCTCGACACGTCCGACGAGCCGCCGACCGCGGCCGTGCTCGTCCGCCGCCGCGCCGACATGTCCCGGATCGCCGCCGCGTTGCGCGCACGCGGCCTGCCGGTCGAGGTCGTCGGGCTCGGCGGCCTGCTCGACGAACCCGAGGTGCGCGACCTGGTCAGCGCGTTGCGCGTGCTGGTCAACCCGCTCGCCGGCACGGCCGCCGCCCGCCTGCTGACCGGCTCGCGCTGGCGGGTCGCGGCGGTCGACCTCGCCGCGCTGTGGCAACGTGCCCGCGACCTGGCCGGCGCACCGACCCGACAGGCCGCCGTCGACGACCCGCTGGCGGTGATCGCCGACGCACTGCCCGGCGAGCACGCCGACCAGGCCGGACTCGCCGACGCGCTCGACGACCCGGGCGACCCGACCCCGTACTCGGCCGAGGGCTACCGGCGGATCCGCCGCCTCGGCGCCGAGCTGTCCGCGTTGCGCCGACGCCTCGACCAGCCGCTGCCCGAACTCGTGGCCGACGTGGAACGCACGCTGCTGCTCGACATCGAGGCCCTGTCCCGGCCCGGCGTCGTCGGCCGCGCGCACCTCGACGCGTTCGCCGACGTCGTCGCGGACTTCGCCGCCGCCAGCCCGAGCGCGACCCTGCCCGCCCTGCTGGACTACCTGCACACGGCCGAACACGCCGAGGACGGCCTGGAACCGGGCGAGATCGAGGTCGCCGACAACCGCGTCCAGATCGTCACGATGCACTCGGCGAAGGGCCTGGAGTGGCACATCGTCGCCGTGCCGCACGTGGTCAAGGACGTGTTCCCGGGGCGCAAGAAGAGTTCGTGCTGGCTCAAGTCCGTGGCCGAGTTGCCCGCCGACCTGCGCGGTGACGCCGAGGACCTGCCCAGGCTGCGCCTTCCCGGCGGAGCCGACCGCAAGGAGGTCGCGGCGGCGCTCGACCTGCACGCGGACGAGTTCGAGCAGCGCCGACTGGTCGAGGAGCGCCGGCTGTTCTACGTGGCCCTGACCCGGTCCGAGCACACGCTGCTGGTCTCGGGCCACTGGTGGGCCGACACCGGCGACCGTCCCAAGGGGCCGTCCGCGTTCCTGACCGAACTGCACGACGTGGTCCGCGCGGCCGGACACCCGCCCGCCGACGTCGTCGAGTGGTCCGACGAACCCGTCGAGAACGAGTCCAACCCCCTCTCGGCCCAGGCGAAGACCGGGACGTGGCCCGCCGATCCGCTCGGCGACCGCCGGGCCGCCGTCACCGAGGGCGCCAACCTGGTCCTGTCCGCTTTGGATCGTCATGACGCGGAACCCGACGTGCCGTTGCCCGAACCACCCGAGCCGGCCGACCACGGGACCGGTTTCGCCGACGTACCGCCACCCGACGACGCCGACATCCCGCTCCCGGACGAACCCGACTTCCCCGACGAGCCGGCACCCGACTTCGACGACTGGGGGTCGCCGCCCGAGGACGGGGAACACGAAGAGCCGGAGCCCGAGGTCGTGCCCGACGGCCTCGCGGAGCCCGTCGAGGACGCGGAGCCCGGCAGAGAACCGGTGGACCCGGCCGACCCCGAAGGGTGGGCGCGGGACGTCGACGTGCTGCTCGCCGAACGGGCCGCGGCGTCGGTGCGGCGGGAACGCGTCGTGCTGCCCGGACACCTGTCGGTCAGCCAACTGGTCGAGTTGGCCGTCGACCCCGACCTGCTCGCCCGGCGGTTGCGCCGCCCGCTGCCGTTCCCGCCCAACCCGCTCGCGCGGCGCGGCACGGCGTTCCACGCGTGGCTCGAACAGCGGTTCGGCGCGGCACGGCTGTTCGACATCGACGACCTGCCCGGCGCGGCGGACGACGGTGCCGCGCCCGACTCGGACCTGGCCCGGCTCCAGGAGGCGTTCCTGGGCAGTTCCTGGGCCGAACGGGTCCCGCACGACGTCGAGGTGCCGTTCGAGGCGGAGATCGACGGGTTCGCGGTCCGGGGGCGGATGGACGCCGTCTTCGCCGACGACGACGGCGGGTGGACCGTCGTCGACTGGAAGACCGGTGCGGTGCCCGAGGAGGACCGGCTGCCCGCGTTGTCGGTGCAGCTCGCGGCATACCGGTTGGCGTGGGCGGCCTTGTCGCGCACGCCCGTGGAGAAGGTGCGGGCGGCGTTCCACTACGTGCGGCAGGACCACACCCTGCGGCCCGCGGACCTGCTCGACGCGGACGGGTTGCGGGCGTTGCTCGCCTCGGTGCCGGCCTGA
- a CDS encoding ATP-dependent helicase — MAVDRAPLLVRPAPQERPERHWDTPARAVLDHGSGPVRVLGGPGTGKTTLLAEVVADRVLRRGVHPENVLVLTANRRAAVAMRAELTRLLARPGEAGVLPTTQEPLVRTVHSYAFAVLRARAVLAGEPAPRLLAGPEQDAVVRELLLGDVAMGAENWPDRLRPALTLPGFAAELRDLLSRATERGLAPEDLLELGRVHGRAEWAAAGSFGQQYEQVNLLSGAGQGLAPTYDAAELVGGALLTFETEPDVLDAERRRVRHLLVDDAQHLDPVQYELVRALGTAAREFVLAGDPDQAVFSFRGADPAVLTSFDGPTVVLRRGYRMAPEIRDAVARVAGRLPGVSPTRDVTPVPAVGAVQVRLFASAAQEAAWVADRLRRAHLIDEVPWSGMAVVARSATRSLPVLQRALLAAGVPVSVSADELPLAQQPAVMPFLALLRCAAVPGTLDEDTAAMLLSSALGGADPLALRRLRRGLRRLDLAAGGDRASGELLVEVIESGDRLAALEAAEAVPARRIAGLLRRARKAMADGLSVEQVLWELWQATGLEQRWVAQSARRGTSGMQADRDLDAIVGLFESAAKYVDRLPGASAEGFADYLAAQQFVGDTLAAAAPTGEAVTVLTAHAAAGREWTVVAVPGVQEGSWPDLRLRGSLLGVERMVDVVSGVDAEHVSPVAPLLAEERRLLLVAASRARRTLLVSAVRGEDEQPSRFLDELEELSGEEGERPTFKPERGLVLAELVGELRRVVCSADESADRRGRAATQLARLAAEGVPGAHPDSWYGLGSVTSESPLWTEEHTVSVSPSTVEVLAKCPLRWVVERHGGQDPAELASITGTLVHALAQAAASGADEKQLREQLDEAWAAVDAGAPWFSRRERIRVERMLDTFLTWLASSRAQLTQVAVEEEISVEVPRKEGGPWLRVRGRVDRLETDRDGRPVVVDVKTGKSPVTRKEAEQHPQLAVYQLASALGGFTHLGLATEPGGARLLYVAKENAKTGATELAQKPLDEQGVRVWLEAVQAAAGSSVGPAYQATENPDCSRCPARTTCPLHESGRQVSQ, encoded by the coding sequence ATGGCAGTCGACCGAGCACCCCTGCTGGTGCGCCCGGCACCGCAGGAGCGGCCGGAGCGCCACTGGGACACGCCCGCACGCGCCGTGCTCGACCACGGGTCCGGACCGGTGCGGGTGCTGGGCGGTCCGGGCACGGGCAAGACGACGCTGCTCGCCGAGGTGGTGGCGGACCGGGTGCTGCGGCGGGGCGTGCACCCGGAGAACGTGCTGGTGCTGACCGCGAACCGGCGTGCGGCCGTGGCGATGCGTGCGGAGCTGACCAGGCTGCTCGCCCGGCCGGGCGAGGCGGGCGTCCTGCCCACGACACAGGAACCGCTGGTGCGGACCGTGCACTCGTACGCGTTCGCGGTGCTGCGCGCCCGTGCCGTGCTGGCGGGTGAACCGGCGCCGCGGCTGCTCGCCGGTCCCGAGCAGGACGCGGTCGTGCGCGAACTGCTCCTCGGCGACGTGGCCATGGGCGCGGAGAACTGGCCGGACCGCCTGCGCCCGGCGTTGACCCTGCCCGGCTTCGCGGCCGAGCTGCGCGACCTGCTGTCCCGGGCGACCGAACGCGGCCTGGCGCCCGAGGACCTGCTCGAACTCGGCCGCGTGCACGGCCGGGCGGAATGGGCCGCGGCCGGGTCGTTCGGGCAGCAGTACGAGCAGGTCAACCTGCTGTCCGGCGCGGGCCAGGGGCTCGCGCCGACCTACGACGCGGCCGAGCTGGTCGGCGGCGCGCTGCTGACGTTCGAGACCGAGCCGGACGTGCTGGACGCGGAACGCCGCCGCGTGCGCCACCTGCTGGTCGACGACGCGCAGCACCTCGATCCCGTGCAGTACGAGCTGGTCCGGGCGTTGGGCACGGCGGCCCGGGAGTTCGTGCTGGCGGGCGACCCCGATCAGGCGGTGTTCTCGTTCCGGGGCGCGGACCCGGCGGTGCTGACGTCCTTCGACGGGCCCACGGTCGTGCTGCGGCGGGGGTACCGGATGGCGCCGGAGATCCGGGACGCGGTGGCGCGGGTCGCGGGGCGGCTGCCCGGCGTCTCGCCGACGCGGGACGTGACGCCCGTGCCGGCGGTGGGCGCGGTGCAGGTGCGGCTGTTCGCGTCGGCCGCCCAGGAGGCCGCCTGGGTCGCCGACCGGTTGCGGCGCGCGCACCTGATCGACGAGGTGCCGTGGTCGGGGATGGCGGTGGTGGCGCGGTCGGCCACCCGGTCGCTGCCGGTGCTGCAACGCGCGCTGCTCGCGGCGGGCGTGCCGGTGTCGGTGTCGGCGGACGAGTTGCCGTTGGCGCAGCAGCCCGCCGTGATGCCGTTCCTGGCGTTGCTGCGGTGTGCGGCCGTGCCGGGCACGTTGGACGAGGACACGGCGGCGATGCTGCTGTCGTCGGCGTTGGGCGGCGCGGATCCGTTGGCGTTGCGGCGGTTGCGGCGCGGCCTGCGTCGGCTCGACCTGGCGGCGGGCGGTGACCGGGCCAGCGGCGAGCTGCTGGTCGAGGTGATCGAGTCGGGCGACCGGTTGGCCGCGTTGGAGGCCGCCGAGGCGGTGCCCGCGCGGCGGATCGCCGGTCTGCTGCGGCGGGCGCGCAAGGCCATGGCGGACGGGCTGAGCGTCGAGCAGGTGTTGTGGGAGCTGTGGCAGGCCACCGGGTTGGAGCAGCGGTGGGTGGCGCAGTCCGCCCGCCGCGGCACGTCCGGGATGCAGGCCGACCGCGATCTGGACGCGATCGTGGGGTTGTTCGAGTCGGCGGCGAAGTACGTCGACCGGCTGCCGGGCGCGAGTGCCGAGGGGTTCGCCGACTACCTCGCGGCACAGCAGTTCGTCGGCGACACGTTGGCCGCCGCCGCGCCGACGGGTGAGGCCGTGACCGTGCTGACCGCGCACGCGGCGGCCGGTCGCGAGTGGACGGTCGTCGCCGTTCCGGGCGTGCAGGAGGGGAGTTGGCCGGACCTGCGGTTGCGCGGGTCGTTGCTCGGCGTCGAGCGGATGGTGGACGTGGTGTCCGGTGTCGACGCGGAGCACGTGTCGCCGGTGGCGCCGCTGCTCGCCGAGGAGCGGCGGCTGCTGTTGGTGGCGGCGTCGCGGGCGCGGCGGACGTTGTTGGTCAGCGCCGTGCGGGGTGAGGACGAGCAGCCGTCGCGATTCCTGGACGAGTTGGAGGAATTGTCGGGCGAGGAGGGCGAGCGGCCGACGTTCAAGCCCGAACGCGGCCTGGTGCTGGCCGAGTTGGTGGGGGAGCTGCGGCGGGTCGTGTGCTCGGCGGACGAGTCGGCGGACCGTCGTGGTCGGGCGGCGACCCAGTTGGCCAGGCTGGCGGCCGAGGGTGTGCCCGGCGCGCACCCGGATTCCTGGTACGGCTTGGGTTCCGTGACGTCGGAGAGTCCATTGTGGACTGAAGAGCACACGGTCAGCGTGTCGCCGTCGACGGTCGAGGTGCTGGCGAAGTGCCCGTTGCGGTGGGTGGTCGAACGTCACGGGGGGCAGGACCCGGCGGAACTGGCGTCGATCACCGGCACGCTCGTGCACGCGTTGGCCCAGGCCGCCGCGTCCGGTGCGGACGAGAAGCAGTTGCGGGAGCAGTTGGACGAGGCGTGGGCGGCCGTCGACGCCGGGGCGCCCTGGTTCTCGCGCCGGGAGCGGATCCGGGTCGAGCGCATGCTGGACACGTTCCTGACGTGGTTGGCGAGCAGTCGTGCCCAGCTCACCCAGGTGGCCGTCGAGGAGGAGATCTCCGTCGAGGTCCCGCGCAAGGAGGGCGGCCCCTGGCTGCGCGTGCGAGGCCGCGTCGACCGCCTGGAGACCGACCGCGACGGCCGTCCGGTCGTGGTGGACGTGAAGACGGGCAAGTCGCCGGTGACCAGGAAGGAGGCCGAACAGCACCCGCAGTTGGCCGTGTACCAGCTCGCGTCGGCGTTGGGCGGCTTCACCCACCTGGGCCTGGCCACCGAACCGGGCGGTGCCCGGCTGCTGTACGTGGCGAAGGAGAACGCGAAGACCGGCGCCACCGAGTTGGCGCAGAAACCCCTGGACGAGCAGGGCGTCCGCGTGTGGCTGGAAGCCGTGCAGGCGGCGGCGGGTTCCAGCGTGGGCCCGGCCTACCAGGCGACGGAAAACCCGGACTGCTCCCGCTGCCCGGCCCGCACCACCTGCCCCCTGCACGAATCCGGCCGCCAGGTGAGCCAATGA
- a CDS encoding MGMT family protein — translation MEEELHEQVREIVKSIPAGRVATYGDVADLAKAPSPRMVGQVLNGDGHDLPWHRVLRANGTCAPHIAEEQLQRLRAEGVIDDGGKVDLRKYRWEEAVKDEDGPPSLF, via the coding sequence GTGGAAGAGGAACTGCACGAACAGGTGCGCGAGATCGTCAAGTCCATCCCGGCGGGACGGGTCGCGACCTACGGGGACGTGGCGGACCTCGCCAAGGCGCCGTCGCCGCGGATGGTCGGCCAGGTGCTCAACGGCGACGGGCACGACCTGCCCTGGCACCGAGTGCTGCGCGCCAACGGGACCTGTGCGCCCCACATCGCCGAGGAGCAGTTGCAGCGGCTGCGCGCCGAGGGCGTGATCGACGACGGGGGCAAGGTCGACCTGCGCAAGTACCGCTGGGAGGAAGCGGTCAAGGACGAGGACGGGCCGCCGTCGCTGTTCTGA
- a CDS encoding TIGR02569 family protein: MTTPPDPPPSHVRAAFGQRDAEPEPIDGGPAWRCGDAAIRPAGNPAEATWVARTLDTLEVENLRIARPLRSTDGRYVVGGWSATRHLTGRAEPRHDEVAAVATRLHTATADLPRPRFLDARTDVFAVADRAAWGDDTPDLRPELGGRLFELLADRRKPVTAKNQVVHGDLFGNVLFAGDAPPAIIDFTAYWRPAPYGAAVVVVDSLAWGGADAGLLKRWSHLDDWPQIVLRATLFRLAVHALHPLSTTRSLTGIERAATRVLDLL, encoded by the coding sequence GTGACCACACCCCCGGACCCTCCTCCGTCACACGTGCGCGCCGCGTTCGGCCAGCGTGACGCCGAGCCGGAGCCGATCGACGGCGGACCGGCGTGGCGGTGTGGCGACGCGGCGATCAGACCCGCCGGCAATCCGGCCGAGGCCACCTGGGTGGCCAGAACGCTCGACACGCTCGAGGTCGAGAACCTGCGCATCGCGCGTCCCCTGCGCTCGACCGACGGCCGCTACGTCGTCGGCGGCTGGTCGGCGACCAGGCACCTGACCGGCCGGGCCGAACCCCGGCACGACGAGGTCGCCGCCGTGGCGACCCGCCTGCACACGGCGACCGCCGACCTGCCCCGGCCCCGGTTCCTCGACGCCCGCACCGACGTGTTCGCCGTGGCCGACCGTGCCGCGTGGGGCGACGACACGCCCGACCTGCGGCCCGAACTCGGCGGGCGGCTGTTCGAACTCCTGGCCGACCGGCGCAAGCCCGTCACCGCGAAGAACCAGGTGGTGCACGGCGACCTGTTCGGCAACGTGCTGTTCGCCGGCGACGCGCCGCCGGCGATCATCGACTTCACGGCCTACTGGCGTCCGGCGCCTTACGGCGCGGCGGTCGTCGTGGTCGACTCGTTGGCGTGGGGCGGTGCCGACGCCGGCCTGCTCAAGCGCTGGTCCCACCTGGACGACTGGCCCCAGATCGTGCTCCGCGCCACCCTGTTCCGGCTGGCCGTGCACGCCCTGCACCCCCTGTCGACGACGCGGTCGCTGACCGGGATCGAACGCGCCGCCACCCGCGTCCTGGACCTGCTCTGA
- the moeZ gene encoding adenylyltransferase/sulfurtransferase MoeZ, which yields MALPPLVAPAAELTKEEVARYSRHLIIPDVGVDGQKRLKNAKVLVVGAGGLGSPALLYLAAAGVGTLGVIDFDVVDESNLQRQVIHGQSDIGKPKALSAKESVAEINPFVHVNLHQEQLTSANALDVFRDYDLILDGTDNFATRYLVNDAAVLLGKPYVWGSIFRFEGQVSVFWEDAPNGQGLNYRDLYPEPPPPGMVPSCAEGGVLGVLCASIGSIMVTEAIKLLTGIGDPLLGRLMVYDALEMSYRTIKIRKDPASPKITGLIDYDAFCGVVSDEAQRAAADSTITPRELKDKQDRGDDFLLVDVREPHEFEIVRIPGSVLIPKDRILSGEAFAELPQDKQIVLHCKSGVRSAEALASLHAAGFKDAVHVGGGVLAWARQIDTSLPTY from the coding sequence ATGGCGCTTCCGCCGCTCGTGGCACCCGCAGCGGAGCTGACCAAGGAAGAAGTGGCCCGCTACAGCCGCCACCTGATCATCCCCGACGTCGGGGTGGACGGGCAGAAACGGCTGAAGAACGCGAAGGTGCTGGTCGTCGGCGCCGGCGGCCTCGGCAGCCCGGCGCTGCTCTACCTGGCGGCGGCGGGTGTGGGCACGCTCGGCGTGATCGACTTCGACGTCGTCGACGAGTCGAACCTCCAGCGCCAGGTCATCCACGGCCAGTCCGACATCGGCAAGCCCAAGGCCCTGTCGGCCAAGGAGTCGGTCGCCGAGATCAACCCGTTCGTGCACGTGAACCTGCACCAGGAGCAGCTCACGTCGGCCAACGCGCTCGACGTGTTCCGCGACTACGACCTGATCCTGGACGGCACGGACAACTTCGCCACCCGGTACCTGGTCAACGACGCGGCCGTCCTGCTGGGCAAGCCGTACGTCTGGGGCTCGATCTTCCGGTTCGAGGGCCAGGTCAGCGTGTTCTGGGAGGACGCGCCGAACGGCCAGGGCCTCAACTACCGCGACCTCTACCCCGAGCCGCCGCCGCCCGGCATGGTCCCGTCGTGCGCCGAGGGCGGCGTGCTGGGCGTGCTGTGCGCGTCGATCGGTTCGATCATGGTGACCGAGGCGATCAAGCTGCTGACCGGCATCGGCGACCCGCTGCTGGGCCGGCTGATGGTGTACGACGCCCTGGAGATGTCGTACCGCACCATCAAGATCCGCAAGGACCCGGCCAGCCCGAAGATCACCGGGCTGATCGACTACGACGCGTTCTGCGGCGTGGTGTCCGACGAGGCGCAGCGCGCGGCGGCGGACAGCACGATCACCCCGCGGGAGCTGAAGGACAAGCAGGACCGGGGCGACGACTTCCTGCTGGTCGACGTGCGCGAGCCGCACGAGTTCGAGATCGTCCGCATCCCCGGCTCGGTGCTGATCCCCAAGGACCGCATCCTGTCCGGCGAGGCGTTCGCCGAGCTGCCGCAGGACAAGCAGATCGTGCTGCACTGCAAGTCCGGTGTGCGGTCGGCCGAGGCGTTGGCGTCGTTGCACGCGGCCGGCTTCAAGGACGCCGTGCACGTGGGCGGCGGCGTGCTGGCGTGGGCGCGGCAGATCGACACGAGCCTGCCGACGTACTGA
- a CDS encoding DUF3152 domain-containing protein, producing the protein MNRTSQGGRDTTPSEGVRSSPPEDRYRRGTRRTAAEPLAACWQPGADRRDKSSSGIKRLAKSYGWRVYAIPVLLVLTALVVIDTAVPSRVDRPAAETSAQVVPPPSGPPAATETPPVKVDLVDIPTAVLPEGPRFSEQGAGTWGTVLGTTGQIGQGRLYRYAITIEDGIDPADYGGDRDAFARTVDSFLADPRSWVGTGTVAMQRVDNEIDADFVVSLTTTGTTHGLCGTQIQYESSCWNPATKRVVMNVARWVRGAKAFSNDLSTYRQYAINHEVGHALGNNHEGCKENGQPAPVMMQQTFGVANDYVHQLNQVDASNSGAVPADGKVCTPNAFPVAPK; encoded by the coding sequence GTGAACCGGACGTCTCAGGGTGGGCGTGACACGACGCCTTCCGAAGGCGTCCGGTCGTCGCCCCCGGAGGATCGCTACCGCCGCGGCACGCGGCGCACCGCCGCCGAGCCGCTGGCCGCGTGCTGGCAGCCCGGCGCGGATCGGCGGGACAAGTCGTCGTCCGGGATCAAACGCCTGGCCAAGAGCTACGGCTGGCGGGTGTACGCCATCCCCGTGCTGCTCGTGCTCACCGCGCTGGTGGTGATCGACACCGCCGTGCCGAGCCGGGTCGACCGGCCGGCCGCGGAGACCTCGGCGCAGGTCGTGCCGCCGCCGAGCGGACCGCCCGCCGCGACCGAGACGCCGCCGGTCAAGGTCGACCTGGTGGACATCCCGACCGCCGTGCTGCCCGAGGGGCCCAGGTTCTCCGAGCAGGGCGCGGGCACGTGGGGGACGGTCCTCGGCACGACCGGCCAGATCGGCCAGGGGCGGCTCTACCGGTACGCGATCACGATCGAGGACGGGATCGACCCGGCCGACTACGGCGGCGACCGGGACGCGTTCGCCCGCACCGTGGACAGCTTCCTCGCCGACCCGCGCAGCTGGGTCGGCACCGGGACCGTCGCGATGCAGCGGGTCGACAACGAGATCGACGCCGATTTCGTGGTGAGCCTCACCACCACCGGCACGACCCACGGGCTGTGCGGAACCCAGATCCAGTACGAGTCGTCGTGCTGGAACCCGGCCACCAAACGCGTCGTGATGAACGTCGCGCGGTGGGTGCGTGGCGCGAAGGCGTTCAGCAACGACCTTTCGACATACCGGCAGTACGCGATCAACCACGAGGTCGGGCACGCGTTGGGCAACAACCACGAAGGCTGCAAGGAGAACGGGCAGCCCGCGCCGGTGATGATGCAGCAGACGTTCGGCGTGGCCAACGACTACGTGCACCAGCTCAACCAGGTCGACGCCTCCAACAGCGGCGCCGTGCCGGCGGATGGCAAGGTGTGCACGCCCAACGCCTTCCCGGTGGCGCCCAAGTAG
- a CDS encoding alpha/beta fold hydrolase, which produces MTDTVEASRAPLTHVPLSTTPLPHLDTSIQPWPGDHLVVGGHLVHVRRTPGPDGATAVYVHGLGGSATNWTDLAAQLAGHVRGHAPDLPGFGRSEPVDGYDFSLAAHARVVASFVAGLDAGPVHLLGNSMGGAISMIVAATRPDLVRTLTLISPAVPDLRPSLRRVSDPRLPFAMLPVVGPRLRARLALVTPAERTRQMLRLCFAEPDIVPAHRIAQSDAEYAERSTQPWAGHALGRSTVELIRAWLAPRRRSLWVLAPRITAPTLVVWGTEDRLVSVRKAPRVARLLPRARLLVLPRTGHVAQMERPVTVARAVLGMWEAVAAGTW; this is translated from the coding sequence ATGACCGACACCGTGGAGGCGAGCAGAGCGCCACTGACCCATGTGCCGCTGTCCACCACACCTCTGCCGCACCTGGACACGTCGATCCAGCCCTGGCCGGGCGACCACCTGGTGGTCGGCGGCCACCTGGTGCACGTGCGCCGCACGCCGGGGCCCGACGGCGCCACCGCCGTGTACGTGCACGGGCTCGGCGGCTCCGCGACCAACTGGACCGACCTGGCCGCCCAGCTCGCGGGGCACGTCCGCGGGCACGCGCCCGACCTGCCCGGCTTCGGCCGGTCCGAGCCGGTGGACGGGTACGACTTCAGCCTCGCCGCGCACGCCCGCGTGGTGGCCTCGTTCGTGGCCGGCCTCGACGCCGGCCCCGTGCACCTGCTCGGCAACTCCATGGGCGGCGCGATCTCGATGATCGTCGCCGCGACCCGGCCCGACCTGGTCCGCACCCTGACCCTGATCTCGCCCGCCGTCCCCGACCTGCGGCCCAGCCTGCGCCGCGTGTCCGACCCGCGGCTGCCGTTCGCGATGCTGCCCGTCGTCGGCCCGCGCCTGCGGGCCCGGCTGGCCCTCGTGACACCCGCCGAACGCACGCGTCAGATGCTGCGGCTGTGCTTCGCCGAGCCCGACATCGTGCCCGCCCACCGGATCGCGCAGAGTGACGCCGAGTACGCCGAACGGTCGACCCAGCCGTGGGCCGGCCACGCGCTGGGCCGCAGCACCGTCGAGCTGATCAGGGCCTGGCTCGCGCCCCGACGCCGGTCGCTGTGGGTGCTGGCGCCCCGGATCACGGCTCCGACGCTGGTCGTGTGGGGTACGGAAGATCGTCTCGTCAGCGTCCGCAAGGCACCCCGGGTGGCCCGCCTGCTGCCCCGCGCACGCCTGCTCGTGCTGCCCAGGACAGGCCACGTGGCGCAGATGGAACGACCGGTCACGGTAGCCCGTGCGGTGCTGGGGATGTGGGAAGCCGTCGCGGCGGGTACCTGGTGA